From one Prosthecobacter debontii genomic stretch:
- a CDS encoding nucleotidyltransferase family protein has product MKPTLLILAAGMGSRYGGLKQLDAMGPSGEVVLDYSVFDAIRAGFGKVVFVIRRDFEEQFRSQIGSKFGDRIQVDYAFQDINDLPEGFSVPEGRTKPWGTAHAVLAAEGVVKEPFLMINADDFYGRDAFAKIGADLIKERPADGKSHYSMVGFYLKNTLSDHGSVARGVCTRGPDGMLSSVTEMTKIFKTADGAENRESEPPVKLTGEEVVSMNFFGFTPDIFSHLRQAFTEFLKTNGQDLKAECYVPKEVDVLIREDKADVTVLESNDSWFGVTYPEDKADVVASIRALVAAGAYPENLWA; this is encoded by the coding sequence ATGAAACCCACTCTTCTCATCCTCGCTGCCGGCATGGGCAGCCGTTACGGCGGTCTGAAACAACTCGATGCCATGGGACCTTCCGGAGAGGTGGTATTGGACTATTCGGTCTTTGACGCCATCCGGGCGGGATTTGGTAAAGTAGTGTTCGTCATTCGCCGTGACTTTGAAGAGCAGTTCCGCAGTCAGATCGGCAGCAAGTTCGGTGATCGTATCCAGGTGGACTATGCCTTCCAAGACATCAACGACCTGCCCGAAGGCTTCTCCGTCCCTGAAGGACGCACCAAACCTTGGGGCACCGCCCACGCGGTTTTGGCCGCTGAGGGTGTGGTGAAAGAGCCATTCCTCATGATCAACGCCGATGACTTCTACGGGCGTGATGCCTTTGCTAAAATCGGCGCAGACCTCATCAAGGAGCGTCCGGCCGATGGCAAAAGCCACTACTCCATGGTGGGCTTCTACCTCAAAAACACCCTTTCGGATCACGGCAGCGTCGCTCGCGGTGTGTGCACCCGGGGACCTGACGGCATGCTCAGCTCCGTCACGGAGATGACCAAGATCTTTAAAACTGCAGACGGTGCCGAAAACCGCGAAAGCGAGCCTCCGGTGAAGCTGACCGGTGAAGAAGTCGTCTCCATGAACTTCTTCGGATTCACCCCAGACATCTTCAGTCATCTGCGTCAAGCCTTCACCGAGTTCTTGAAAACCAATGGTCAAGATCTCAAAGCCGAGTGCTATGTGCCGAAGGAAGTGGACGTCCTGATCCGCGAAGATAAAGCCGACGTCACCGTGCTGGAATCCAATGATTCCTGGTTCGGTGTCACCTACCCCGAAGACAAAGCGGACGTGGTCGCCAGCATCCGTGCCCTGGTGGCCGCTGGTGCCTACCCGGAAAATCTGTGGGCCTGA